The following nucleotide sequence is from Pseudoalteromonas xiamenensis.
CAACCGATAAGTGACAAGCAACGTGCCGTAGAAGGTGCTTCGGCAAAACGAAAGCTAGTTATATCTCCCGTCATCATGCGTTCGTAACCATTTTGCAGATGCTGTTGGAGCTGGCCAGTTGCAATGTTTCTAGCAACATAGCCGCCGCGGAGCATCAACGCTATTTTTTCCTCTAACGCCACATGCATAGACAAAGGTTGAAAGAAGTCATCAAGCAAACCACATAACTCATGAGCACGTTGCCTTGCGTCTAAATAACCTGCTGTGGGGTTGTATGTTACTTTGCCCTCTAACTTCGTTTTCAGCTCTTCTATTTTGCTCACTCTTGGCAGCGCCTCAATAAACGGGTTGCCCTTGTAACGCTCGATCTCAGACTCCTGATACACCGCGCGGAAGATATTGGGTTGTAAAGTCATACGTCGTCATCCTCCTTAAATAGTTGATCTGAAAAGTCAGGAAAGTCCAAATCATCATCAGGCTCTGAGAGGTAATGTACTTGGGCTGATTTGCTAGTATCAATTTCCACTGGCTTATAGGCGCGTTCCTTACGCTCTTTGGCTTTTTCTTCTGCTCGGTTGTCACGAATATTGCGAATACGCTCCGCATCTGACAAGCCAATATGTTTTGGCGCGGCCTTTTCTGCCTGCTTCACCACCTCTATCACCTGTCGCTCCAAGGCACGCTTTTGCTCATCGGCAACCAATTTTGCATCAGCATGAGTCTGTTTTAACTCATCACTTTGCTGCCATACATCCCAAAAACTAGCACCTGAAAACTGTCTTGAACGTGTGGCTAACTGGCATACAAAGTAGTCACTACTGTTTGAGCCATGGTAAATATAGATATGATCTGCCGTGGCTAAATCATATGCAACTTCCACACTTTGTGGCCTTTTAACTTCCTTGCCTCGGTGCATCCATCCAAGCTTTATAAGCTCAGAGCTGGTGTAATACACACCAAAGATGCAAGCTCCCGAATCGGATATAGTTGCCCGTGTTCTTGGCATTAATGCGACACGAAGATGATCCGTCGCGGGCTTTTTCAATCGACCGGTACGATGCTGCAAGCCCCAATTCCAAATTGCCAAAGGGTTATTAGGTAAGCTCGTTGGCATATCTGCAGCTTTATCATAGTCTTTAATCACGTGATATTGGTTGTGATAAAGCACGGAAGCTAAGATGATTTTCGTAAACTCTTGGATAGTAATTTTGGCGTCCAGACGATAATCTCTGTCACCTTGCTTTTTGATTTTGGTGCCAGTGACCACTCCTGGTGCAAAGGGCTTAAACACAGCTTGGAAAGTGCGAAATGCTCTTTCGACCACGCCTTTTGCTTCGCTTCTAAACGGCGGGGTATTTTCAATGCGCACACCAAAGCCCTTTTCAAGACATTCAATTTGATGACCCATTAACTCACCTCTGTCAGCCAGTAATGCTGAAGGCAAGCCTATACACGGCCACTGCTGTGGAGTTACGTCAAAACCAAACTGACGGCAATACTCTGATTTATCCGTCGTGGCCATATGTATTGCCTGAATTGCTGCGGCATAGGAAGGGTTTTCAAAACCAATATAAAACCCAGCCACCATACGGCTAAACACATCAATCACCATATATACGATTGGGCGACCAACAATGCAGCCTCTTTCGGAATCTGATACTAAATAGATATCTGCGATTGTGGCGTCAATCTCATAACGCATACCTGAATTTCAACACATCTGCGGCTGCAGTACCAGTTAGCGGCCGAATATCTTTTTTTCGCCTTATCTCACCCGCTTGTGCTTCAATTTTGTCTACTTGGCGGTACTCCCGCTTGTAGAAATGCTCCATTTGCCAATAAGTTGGCAGTTCTTCTTCCGGTAATTCAGGAAAGTACTGACTATAAATGTCTTTTAAACGATTATGTGCATAGCTAAAAGTTTTGCCTTTGTCAGTTAAAATGTGCCGTTCAATCGCTATGCGAAATAGCTTCTCTGCAAAATCATCAATTAGCGCACCTGTGCCAGGCATATATTTGCGAGGCCTGCCTAACTTTGTTGTTGTGGCTCGGCGCTTTTCGCCTTTGGCACCTGAGTTTTTATAATCGGGTAATAATGCGTTAGGGATCTGACCTCGTTGCCAGTATCTACGCGCAAAACGGTAAATAGACTGTTTGGTTTTGCCTGTCTCTGCCACTATCTGGTTAACCACTTTGCCTCGAGCTTTGGGTGCATAGCAGTCTTCAAGCTCGACCAATGGCTTAATTGCGGCATAGTTTTCATCACGCTTTAGCTGAGCGATAGAACCTGCCTCTGGTATGACAGTAACAATGTCGCTATATGGGTCGGCTGCACGTTTAAGTACTTCATCTTGCAAGCCTTGCCCTAGTTCCGCTATTTCAACAAACTCAGGAAACGCTTTATCGTCGTGTACTTTTATCCAAAGTAGATAGTAATCAAACACCATTAACACGCGATACAAGGTTTGTTCGTATTGCAATACTTCATTGATTTGAAACACGAAACACCTCCTGAATTTGTTCAACATCACCTAATTTGAGATGACCGACTTGCAGCTTTTGGACTGGCGTAAAAATATCAAAGGTAAAGTAACGGTCAGCCAGCAAAGCTCTTATCTCAAACAACGACTCTCCTAAGTCTAGCCCATAGGCGGTATCTATCTCTTTGCACGCATTAATAAGGGTTTTAGTTGGATGTTTTGCAAAGTAATCGGCATAGAATCTGGCTTGCTCAATGGCGGAGTCAGGTGCTTCTTCATGCTCGCCTTGTAGTGGGTAAATCCATTCAACATTCGCTTTAACAACTTTTGGGATCTCTTGCTCAGTGACTATTTGCCAAGGGATCTGCTTTTCATGCCAAAAACGTTTCTCTAGCTCAAGTATTTCTATTTTTCGTTGCTCTTCAAAGGTGCTGACATATTTGGCTTGTAACGCAAAATAGGGGAGATCTCGCGTGGTTGTTTCAACAAGAAAGTCACTTGATAGGTATTGGTCTACGCCCCGAACATTTGGGTGCTTGATACCTGCGGATTCTGCTAACTCTTGTGTTATTTCACGCTCAAGCGGAAACTGCTCTTTGACTTGCAGCACATCCTGCCGCCACTCGAGCAAATAAAACATGGATAGTTCAAGATCGGATAATAAATGATGAGTTCGCTTAGATTTATAACCAAAGACTCGATGTACACGGCCGTCGGATGGCGCATCGTACACCGTTAGCCACGGCTTGTAATCTTGATACTCGCCAGTACCACGCCCTTCTTGAATCCACTTACGATATTGCGCCTCAGTATGGCCAATCTTCCTAGACATAATATACCGCTATAACTGATTGAAATTTCAGCATAGCTAGAGTGAAAGTGTGATGCAAATTTATTACTTTACTATTTTTTGCTTGAAAATTAGCCAAGCGATCACCACAACAGAACTCAAGCAACTCATTCGAGATGCTGCTTTGATTTTTATAGAAGGATATTTAAATGAGCATAAGTGATCATGACTATGTAAACTTTTCTGAGGATTATGAACTTAATCACCACCTCAAAAAAGTTGACAAGCGACAGACAGAATCAA
It contains:
- a CDS encoding Mu transposase C-terminal domain-containing protein yields the protein MRYEIDATIADIYLVSDSERGCIVGRPIVYMVIDVFSRMVAGFYIGFENPSYAAAIQAIHMATTDKSEYCRQFGFDVTPQQWPCIGLPSALLADRGELMGHQIECLEKGFGVRIENTPPFRSEAKGVVERAFRTFQAVFKPFAPGVVTGTKIKKQGDRDYRLDAKITIQEFTKIILASVLYHNQYHVIKDYDKAADMPTSLPNNPLAIWNWGLQHRTGRLKKPATDHLRVALMPRTRATISDSGACIFGVYYTSSELIKLGWMHRGKEVKRPQSVEVAYDLATADHIYIYHGSNSSDYFVCQLATRSRQFSGASFWDVWQQSDELKQTHADAKLVADEQKRALERQVIEVVKQAEKAAPKHIGLSDAERIRNIRDNRAEEKAKERKERAYKPVEIDTSKSAQVHYLSEPDDDLDFPDFSDQLFKEDDDV
- a CDS encoding TnsA endonuclease C-terminal domain-containing protein, with the protein product MSRKIGHTEAQYRKWIQEGRGTGEYQDYKPWLTVYDAPSDGRVHRVFGYKSKRTHHLLSDLELSMFYLLEWRQDVLQVKEQFPLEREITQELAESAGIKHPNVRGVDQYLSSDFLVETTTRDLPYFALQAKYVSTFEEQRKIEILELEKRFWHEKQIPWQIVTEQEIPKVVKANVEWIYPLQGEHEEAPDSAIEQARFYADYFAKHPTKTLINACKEIDTAYGLDLGESLFEIRALLADRYFTFDIFTPVQKLQVGHLKLGDVEQIQEVFRVSNQ